A genome region from Musa acuminata AAA Group cultivar baxijiao chromosome BXJ3-5, Cavendish_Baxijiao_AAA, whole genome shotgun sequence includes the following:
- the LOC103983600 gene encoding casein kinase II subunit alpha-2 gives MRDAPDRRFLVTILLAIVLVALPAPPARSPSAAPPPGSGDRIADLKGKIETREVGNGTMSKARVYADVNVLRPKDYWDYESLTVQWGDQDDYEVVRKVGRGKYSEVFEGINVSNNERCIIKILKPVKKKKIKREIKILQNLCGGPNIVKLLDIVRDQHSKTPSLIFEYVNNTDFKVLYPTLTDYDIRYYIYELLKALDYCHSQGIMHRDVKPHNVMIDHELRKLRLIDWGLAEFYHPGKEYNVRVASRYFKGPELLVDLQDYDYSLDMWSLGCMFAGMIFRKEPFFYGHDNHDQLVKIAKVLGTDELNAYLNKYRLELDPQLEALVGRHSRKPWARFINADNQHLVSPEAIDFLDRLLRYDHQDRLTAREAMAHPYFLQVRAAENSRTRTQ, from the exons ATGAGAGATGCCCCCGATCGCCGGTTCCTCGTCACAATCCTCCTAGCTATTGTGCTCGTGGCTCTCCCCGCTCCTCCGGCGCGCTCCCCTTCTGCTGCTCCTCCGCCTGGAAGTGGTGACCGAATCGCCGATCTCAAGGGCAAGATCGAGACCCGCGAGGTCGGTAACGGGACGATGTCCAAGGCTCGTGTCTACGCCGACGTCAACGTCCTCCGGCCCAAGGACTACTGGGATTACGAATCCCTCACCGTCCAGTGGGG GGATCAAGATGACTATGAGGTTGTTCGAAAGGTTGGCAGAGGAAAATATAGTGAGGTATTTGAGGGCATAAATGTTTCCAACAATGAGCGTTGCATCATCAAGATCCTCAAGCCTGTGAAGAAAAAAAAG ATTAAGAGGGAGATAAAGATTCTTCAGAACCTTTGTGGCGGTCCAAATATTGTGAAATTGCTTGACATTGTCAGGGACCAGCATTCAAAAACTCCTAGCTTGATATTTGAATATGTGAACAACACAGATTTTAAAGTCCTATACCCTACATTGACTGACTATGACATTCGTTACTATATCTATGAGCTTCTTAAG GCACTAGATTACTGTCATTCACAAGGTATCATGCATCGAGATGTGAAGCCTCACAATGTCATGATAGATCATGAGCTTCGGAAGCTTCGCTTGATAGATTGGGGACTTGCTGAGTTCTACCATCCAGGCAAAGAGTATAATGTTCGTGTTGCATCAAG GTACTTCAAGGGGCCAGAACTACTTGTTGATTTACAGGATTATGACTACTCCTTGGACATGTGGAGCCTTGGATGCATGTTTGCTGGAATG ATATTTCGCAAGGAACCTTTCTTTTATGGACATGACAATCATGATCAGCTGGTAAAAATTGCGAAG GTTCTTGGAACAGATGAGTTAAATGCTTACTTGAACAAATACCGTCTAGAGCTTGATCCACAACTTGAAGCTCTTGTTGGAAG GCATAGCAGGAAACCTTGGGCTCGATTCATTAATGCAGATAACCAACATCTAGTTTCTCCAGAG GCAATAGATTTTCTTGATAGGCTTCTTCGCTATGACCACCAGGATAGGCTTACAGCACGAGAAGCCATG GCACACCCATATTTTCTTCAAGTAAGAGCTGCAGAGAACAGCAGGACTCGCACCCAGTAA
- the LOC135638293 gene encoding probable N-acetyltransferase HLS1, whose amino-acid sequence MVESMAVVAIREYDAERDRVGAEAVERMCEVGHSGGAMSLFTDLLGDPLCRVRHSPPFLMLVAELVSGPERAIVGLVRGCIKTVACGSPLLLPSPAKHHTAPAVPIYAKVAYLLGLRVSPAHRRRGIALKLVRRMEEWFKEKGAEYAYMATEKDNEASFRLFTGRCGYSKFRNPAILVHPVFAHRLPLPPRVAILRLTPADAEALYRRRFAATEFFPRDIDAVLANPLSLGSFLAVPAGCSAAARWEGAGAFLADPPASWAVASVWNSKEVFRLEVRGAGRWRRGLARASRAVDRALPWLRIPSVPDLFRPFGLYLLYGVGGEGPAAAAHVRALCGHVHNMARADPGCRVVAAEVAACEPLREGIPHWGRLSCAEDVWCVKRLAEEYSDGSLGDWTKALSPPSIFVDPREF is encoded by the exons ATGGTGGAGTCCATGGCGGTCGTGGCGATCAGGGAGTACGACGCGGAGCGGGACCGAGTGGGTGCGGAGGCGGTGGAGCGGATGTGTGAGGTGGGGCACAGCGGCGGTGCCATGTCCCTCTTCACCGACCTCCTCGGCGATCCCCTCTGCCGTGTCCGCCACTCCCCTCCCTTCCTCATGCTG GTGGCAGAGCTGGTTAGCGGGCCGGAGAGGGCGATCGTTGGGCTCGTACGCGGGTGCATCAAGACCGTGGCCTGCGGCAGCCCCTTGTTATTACCCTCCCCCGCGAAGCACCACACCGCCCCCGCCGTCCCCATCTATGCCAAGGTGGCCTACCTCCTCGGCCTCCGCGTCTCCCCCGCTCACCG GCGAAGGGGGATCGCGCTGAAGTTGGTGCGGAGGATGGAGGAGTGGTTCAAGGAGAAGGGGGCGGAGTACGCGTACATGGCGACGGAGAAGGACAACGAGGCGTCTTTCCGCCTCTTCACCGGGCGGTGCGGTTACTCCAAGTTCCGCAACCCGGCCATTCTGGTGCACCCCGTGTTCGCCCACCGCCTTCCCCTCCCCCCACGCGTCGCCATCCTCCGCCTCACGCCCGCCGATGCCGAGGCCCTATACCGCCGCCGCTTCGCCGCCACCGAGTTCTTCCCCCGCGACATCGACGCCGTCCTGGCCAACCCGCTCTCCCTCGGCAGCTTCCTCGCCGTCCCCGCGGGCTGCTCCGCCGCGGCCCGGTGGGAGGGGGCCGGCGCGTTCCTGGCCGACCCGCCCGCCTCGTGGGCGGTGGCCAGCGTGTGGAACTCAAAGGAGGTGTTCCGGCTCGAGGTGCGGGGGGCAGGGCGGTGGCGGCGGGGGCTGGCGCGGGCGAGCCGGGCGGTGGACCGGGCGCTGCCGTGGCTGCGCATCCCGTCGGTGCCGGACCTGTTCCGGCCGTTCGGGCTGTACCTGCTCTACGGGGTGGGCGGGGAGGGCCCCGCGGCAGCGGCGCACGTGCGGGCTTTGTGCGGGCATGTGCACAACATGGCGCGGGCGGACCCGGGCTGCCGGGTGGTGGCGGCGGAGGTGGCGGCGTGCGAGCCGCTCCGGGAGGGGATCCCCCACTGGGGCCGCCTCTCTTGCGCGGAGGACGTGTGGTGCGTGAAGCGCCTGGCGGAGGAGTACAGCGACGGGTCGCTCGGCGACTGGACCAAGGCGCTTTCCCCACCCTCCATCTTCGTGGACCCCAGGGAATTCTGA
- the LOC103983596 gene encoding BTB/POZ domain-containing protein NPY3, whose protein sequence is MKYMKLGSKPDAFQSDGNNIRFVATELATDIVVNVGDVKFHLHKFPLLSKSPRLQKLVAATEEEEDEEIDIPDIPGGPAAFEICAKFCYGMIVTLNAYNAVAARCAAEYLEMHEAVEKGNLIYKIEVFLSSSILRAWKDSIIVLHTTRSLLPWAEDLKLVVRCTDSIASKASVDPSEVDWSYTYNRKKLPSENGLDPHWNGVRKQQSVPKDWWVEDLCDLEMDSYKRVLIAIRTKGKIADDVVGEALKAYAYRRLPGFAKGSVTCGSDPMRSRTILETIVWLLPTEPGSVSCSFLLKLLRSASGLECGETCKKELIRRAGRQLQEAAASDLLLPSATGETVYDVDLVASVVEEFVTQDDGTARTSPEASEEVVEVRSPVFVSPSSKAAVANLVYEYLAEVAKDPDLPLPKFVELAEMVSAASTPVHDGLYRAIDVYLKEHPGLSKSEKRRICSMMDCRKLSTDACVHAVQNERLPLRVVVQILFFVQLRSAAAPAAGGVSQLPGNVKALLRENGGSYGSSRSAVTTNTEDDWDGVPTAGGDLNSLKSAGPVGRGGGSQRSSGGSDVSKHGDEKGNGKVKGILLPKRILSKLWSGKGQGGENSSSDMSESPGSVAQEEAKSTHSRNTRHSVS, encoded by the exons ATGAAGTATATGAAGCTTGGATCGAAGCCCGATGCCTTCCAGTCCGATGGAAACAATATCAG ATTCGTGGCGACGGAGCTGGCGACCGATATCGTTGTTAATGTGGGAGACGTGAAGTTTCATCTGCATAAG TTCCCTCTTCTATCCAAAAGCCCGCGACTGCAGAAGCTGGTGGCGGCcacggaagaggaggaggacgaggagatcGACATTCCCGACATCCCCGGTGGCCCTGCCGCCTTCGAAATCTGTGCTAAGTTTTGCTACGGCATGATCGTCACCCTCAACGCGTACAACGCGGTGGCAGCTCGGTGCGCGGCAGAGTACCTGGAGATGCACGAGGCGGTGGAGAAAGGGAATCTCATCTACAAGATCGAGGTGTTCTTGAGCTCCAGCATCCTACGCGCGTGGAAGGACTCCATCATAGTTCTGCACACCACCAGGTCCCTGCTTCCCTGGGCGGAGGACTTGAAGCTGGTCGTCCGCTGCACCGACTCGATCGCCTCCAAGGCCTCCGTCGACCCCTCCGAGGTCGACTGGTCCTACACCTACAACAGGAAGAAACTTCCATCCGAAAACGGCCTCGACCCACATTGGAATGGCGTCAGGAAGCAGCAGTCGGTGCCCAAGGATTGGTGGGTGGAGGACCTCTGCGATCTCGAGATGGATTCGTACAAGCGGGTGTTAATCGCCATCAGGACGAAGGGGAAGATCGCTGACGATGTGGTCGGGGAAGCTCTGAAGGCCTACGCATACAGGAGGCTTCCGGGTTTCGCCAAAGGCTCGGTGACCTGCGGAAGCGATCCCATGAGGTCTCGGACGATACTGGAGACCATCGTTTGGTTATTACCCACGGAACCGGGTTCCGTTTCGTGCAGCTTCCTGCTGAAGTTGTTGAGGTCCGCAAGCGGACTGGAATGCGGAGAGACTTGCAAGAAAGAGTTGATCAGGCGAGCGGGACGCCAGTTACAGGAAGCTGCTGCGTCCGACCTGCTGCTGCCTTCCGCGACAGGGGAGACCGTGTACGACGTCGACTTGGTTGCAAGCGTCGTGGAGGAGTTCGTGACGCAGGACGACGGCACTGCTCGAACCAGTCCCGAGGCCTCCGAGGAGGTCGTGGAGGTGAGGAGCCCGGTGTTCGTTTCTCCAAGCTCGAAAGCTGCCGTTGCGAATCTGGTGTATGAGTACCTTGCCGAAGTCGCGAAAGACCCCGATCTACCTCTTCCCAAGTTTGTGGAACTGGCTGAAATGGTGTCGGCTGCCTCGACGCCGGTGCACGACGGGCTTTACCGTGCCATCGATGTGTACCTCAAG GAGCACCCGGGGCTAAGCAAGAGCGAAAAGAGGAGAATCTGCAGCATGATGGACTGCAGAAAGCTGTCGACGGATGCCTGCGTACACGCGGTGCAGAACGAGCGGCTCCCGCTCAGGGTCGTGGTCCAGATCCTCTTCTTCGTGCAGTTGAGATCTGCTGCGGCTCCCGCTGCCGGCGGCGTATCCCAACTCCCCGGAAACGTGAAGGCGCTGCTCCGCGAAAATGGCGGTTCGTACGGCAGCTCAAGATCGGCCGTCACGACCAACACGGAGGACGACTGGGACGGCGTCCCGACGGCGGGCGGGGACCTCAACTCTCTCAAGTCCGCCGGTCCGGTGGGTAGAGGTGGGGGGAGTCagaggagcagcggcggcagtgatGTCAGCAAGCACGGCGACGAGAAGGGCAACGGCAAGGTGAAGGGAATTCTGCTGCCGAAGAGGATACTGAGCAAGCTGTGGTCGGGCAAAGGGCAGGGCGGCGAGAACAGCAGCTCGGACATGTCGGAGAGCCCCGGCTCCGTCGCTCAGGAGGAGGCCAAGTCCACGCATTCGAGGAACACCAGGCATTCGGTTTCGTAG
- the LOC103983595 gene encoding zinc finger protein 1, with amino-acid sequence MAVQTLETTVSTAIPLLSDETSDEELPHIVGWAKRKRSKRFFDHPPTEEEYLALCLVMLARGGGSGTHRLPALASDSAPPAKLEHRCSVCGKAFGSYQALGGHKSSHRKPSSGVEEASASGSSTASAAFVGARVHRCSVCLKTFPSGQALGGHKRCHYDGSLASGAAAAMTSSEGASSNHRAFDLNVPASPDSEFDNVKRWLATMKQEEEEEVQSPLAFKKPRLVIPA; translated from the coding sequence ATGGCGGTCCAGACGCTGGAGACGACAGTATCTACTGCGATCCCACTGCTGAGCGACGAGACGAGCGACGAGGAGTTGCCGCACATCGTGGGGTGGGCGAAGCGGAAGCGGTCCAAGCGCTTCTTCGACCATCCGCCGACGGAGGAAGAGTATTTGGCGCTCTGCCTCGTCATGCTCGCTCGTGGAGGAGGGTCCGGTACTCATCGCCTGCCGGCGTTGGCCTCCGACTCGGCACCGCCGGCGAAGCTCGAGCACAGGTGTTCCGTCTGCGGGAAGGCATTCGGGTCGTACCAAGCCCTGGGCGGGCACAAGTCCAGCCACCGGAAGCCCAGCAGCGGCGTCGAGGAAGCTTCGGCCTCGGGCTCTTCCACGGCTAGCGCGGCCTTCGTCGGTGCCAGGGTGCACCGGTGTTCGGTGTGCCTGAAGACGTTTCCCTCGGGGCAAGCGCTGGGGGGGCACAAGAGGTGCCACTACGACGGGAGCCTCGCCAGCGGCGCCGCGGCGGCGATGACGTCGTCGGAGGGGGCGAGCTCGAACCACCGGGCGTTCGATCTGAACGTGCCAGCGTCGCCGGACTCGGAATTCGACAACGTCAAGCGTTGGTTGGCGACGatgaagcaggaggaggaggaggaggtgcagAGCCCACTGGCTTTCAAGAAGCCGAGACTTGTCATCCCGGCATAA